In a genomic window of Curtobacterium sp. MCBD17_035:
- a CDS encoding NAD(P)/FAD-dependent oxidoreductase, whose protein sequence is MTGPVAPSPSHTLPAVVDTVVVGAGIGGIAVASGLLRAGHRDLVVLERADDVGGTWRDNVYPGVACDIPARLYAFSFRPNPDWSRRFAPGAEIQAYLQGVARAEGVTPHVRFGTELLDARWHEGPEDAAGWVLTTSRGVVRCRSLVLAAGRLSEPRLPAVPGLDRFPGTVVHSSAWDPTTSVAGARVAVIGTGASAVQLVPHVAVEAARTVVFQRSAPYVVPRNDEAVPTTEREHAAADPAFLARERATLFDQAEAGHVARRAPGAARDALRRLALDHLAAQVPDPAMRRALTPDHEIGCKRVLLSDDYYPALASGRAVLESSALVAVDDTEAVADSGRRHPVDVIVLATGFAATDPPVARRVRGRDGLLLADHWGGGMTAWATTLVAGFPDLFVVDGPNAALGHNSAVDMIETQARFVVAVLRRARADGARTVEVDADAERRWTADLDAMAAGTVWLTGGCRSWYVDERSGRLTLLWPGTARAFRRTLERLATQPLPRRPA, encoded by the coding sequence GTGACCGGGCCGGTCGCACCGTCGCCCTCGCACACCCTGCCCGCCGTGGTCGACACGGTCGTGGTCGGGGCCGGCATCGGCGGGATCGCGGTGGCGTCGGGCCTGTTGCGGGCGGGACACCGGGACCTCGTCGTCCTCGAGCGCGCGGACGACGTCGGCGGGACGTGGCGTGACAACGTCTACCCCGGCGTGGCATGCGACATCCCCGCCCGTCTCTACGCGTTCTCGTTCCGCCCGAACCCCGACTGGAGCCGCCGGTTCGCGCCCGGCGCGGAGATCCAGGCATACCTGCAGGGCGTGGCCCGCGCCGAGGGCGTGACGCCCCACGTGCGCTTCGGCACCGAACTGCTCGACGCGCGGTGGCACGAGGGACCCGAGGACGCGGCCGGCTGGGTCCTCACCACGAGCCGCGGGGTGGTCCGGTGCCGCTCGCTGGTCCTCGCGGCCGGCCGGCTGTCGGAACCCCGGCTGCCGGCCGTGCCGGGGCTCGATCGGTTCCCCGGCACCGTCGTCCACAGCAGCGCGTGGGACCCGACGACGTCGGTGGCGGGCGCGCGGGTCGCGGTGATCGGTACCGGTGCATCGGCGGTGCAGCTCGTGCCGCACGTGGCGGTCGAGGCGGCACGGACGGTCGTGTTCCAACGCTCGGCGCCCTACGTCGTCCCGCGGAACGACGAGGCGGTGCCGACGACGGAGCGCGAGCACGCCGCGGCCGACCCGGCGTTCCTCGCGCGCGAGCGCGCCACGCTGTTCGACCAGGCCGAGGCTGGGCACGTCGCCCGCCGCGCTCCCGGCGCCGCCCGCGACGCCCTGCGTCGGCTCGCGCTCGACCACCTCGCCGCGCAGGTGCCCGACCCGGCGATGCGACGCGCGCTCACCCCGGACCACGAGATCGGGTGCAAGCGGGTCCTGCTCTCGGACGACTACTACCCGGCGCTGGCGTCCGGTCGCGCCGTGCTCGAGTCGTCGGCGCTCGTCGCGGTGGACGACACGGAGGCCGTCGCCGACTCGGGGCGCCGGCACCCGGTCGACGTGATCGTGCTCGCGACGGGCTTCGCCGCCACCGACCCGCCCGTCGCCCGACGCGTGCGGGGCCGCGACGGCCTGTTGCTCGCCGACCACTGGGGCGGCGGGATGACGGCCTGGGCGACGACCCTGGTGGCCGGGTTCCCCGACCTGTTCGTCGTCGACGGGCCCAACGCGGCGCTCGGCCACAACAGCGCCGTCGACATGATCGAGACGCAGGCACGGTTCGTCGTCGCGGTCCTGCGACGCGCGCGGGCCGACGGTGCGCGCACGGTCGAGGTGGACGCCGACGCCGAGCGCCGATGGACCGCGGACCTCGACGCGATGGCCGCGGGCACGGTCTGGCTGACCGGCGGGTGCCGCAGCTGGTACGTCGACGAGCGGAGCGGCCGGCTCACCCTGCTCTGGCCGGGGACGGCGCGCGCGTTCCGGCGGACCCTCGAGCGGTTGGCCACCCAGCCGCTCCCCCGACGACCGGCCTGA
- a CDS encoding reverse transcriptase family protein, which translates to MRWSPGEADGARAAASSPGLPRGTRIDQEHTPQELGRAPRADAPERHDESSGDHQHAGPPPTSRLVAPERSAGLVETAIALADAFLAASAWRPAELSAAGTTTVGRRPGLVEPAVAAVLAVYPRAPRDAPRRLAGVLASDRSFTAAFARLTARRPVRLRVRTVAPVVAAPVAAHVPVVDALPDLAALLGVTTERLLWFADTRGWNRRVPAGSPLHHYEHRWVQRPGRNPRLLEAPLHQLRTMQRVVLDQVLAPLPLSDAVHGFVRGRSALSGAEVHVGHDVVVSADLVSFFAAVPASRVYGIFRRVGYAEPVAHVLTGLCTHVVPDAVLRAMPPGGDLDERWALRQALATPHLPQGAPSSPALANLSLRRLDARLAGWAQAADAVYTRYADDLAFSGDGAIAARPDAFLRGVDRIVADEGHALNPRKTRVRRQGVRQSVTGVVVNAVPGVGRRELDRLRAVLHNCVRYGPASQDRGDHADFRAHLEGRVGWVEQVHPARGAALRAEFERIAW; encoded by the coding sequence GTGCGGTGGTCCCCGGGCGAGGCGGATGGAGCACGCGCTGCTGCATCCTCTCCGGGGCTACCCCGGGGCACGCGGATCGACCAGGAACACACGCCTCAGGAGCTCGGGCGCGCTCCGCGCGCTGACGCTCCCGAACGGCACGACGAGTCGTCCGGGGACCACCAGCACGCTGGGCCGCCACCGACCTCGCGGCTCGTCGCCCCGGAGCGGTCGGCCGGTCTCGTCGAGACGGCGATCGCGCTCGCGGACGCCTTCCTGGCCGCGTCGGCGTGGCGACCCGCGGAGCTCTCGGCCGCCGGCACCACGACGGTCGGACGCCGTCCGGGTCTGGTCGAGCCCGCGGTCGCGGCCGTCCTCGCCGTGTACCCGCGCGCCCCACGGGACGCGCCGCGTCGGCTGGCCGGGGTCCTCGCGTCCGACCGCTCGTTCACCGCGGCGTTCGCACGCCTCACGGCCCGCCGGCCCGTGCGGCTCCGGGTGCGCACGGTCGCACCCGTGGTCGCGGCTCCGGTCGCGGCGCACGTTCCCGTCGTCGACGCGTTGCCCGATCTCGCGGCGCTGCTCGGTGTCACCACCGAGCGGCTGCTCTGGTTCGCCGACACCCGCGGGTGGAACCGTCGGGTCCCGGCCGGGAGTCCGCTCCACCACTACGAGCACCGGTGGGTCCAGCGCCCGGGACGGAACCCGCGGTTGCTCGAGGCGCCGCTCCACCAGCTCCGGACGATGCAGCGGGTGGTGCTCGACCAGGTGTTGGCGCCCCTCCCGCTGTCCGACGCGGTGCACGGCTTCGTGCGCGGTCGCAGCGCGCTGTCCGGTGCCGAGGTCCACGTCGGGCACGACGTCGTCGTGAGTGCCGACCTCGTGTCCTTCTTCGCGGCCGTCCCGGCCTCCCGCGTGTACGGGATCTTCCGCCGGGTCGGGTACGCCGAACCGGTGGCGCACGTGCTCACCGGACTGTGCACGCACGTCGTGCCGGACGCGGTGCTCCGCGCGATGCCGCCGGGCGGGGACCTCGACGAGCGGTGGGCGCTCCGCCAGGCCCTCGCCACGCCACACCTGCCGCAGGGGGCGCCGTCATCGCCGGCGCTGGCGAACCTGTCGCTCCGCCGACTCGACGCCCGGCTCGCCGGGTGGGCGCAGGCCGCGGACGCCGTCTACACGCGGTACGCGGACGACCTGGCGTTCAGCGGCGACGGCGCGATCGCCGCGCGACCCGACGCGTTCCTGCGCGGCGTCGACCGGATCGTCGCCGACGAGGGGCACGCGCTGAACCCCCGGAAGACGCGCGTGCGGCGGCAGGGGGTCCGCCAGTCGGTCACGGGCGTGGTCGTGAACGCGGTGCCCGGCGTCGGCCGACGCGAGCTCGACCGCCTCCGAGCGGTCCTGCACAACTGCGTGCGGTACGGACCGGCGTCGCAGGACCGCGGCGACCACGCCGACTTCCGCGCCCATCTGGAGGGACGGGTCGGCTGGGTGGAGCAGGTGCACCCGGCGCGCGGAGCGGCATTGCGAGCAGAGTTCGAACGGATCGCGTGGTGA
- the cofC gene encoding 2-phospho-L-lactate guanylyltransferase: MTPDWTIVVPVKGTAGAKTRLAATPEQALAIALDTVAVAATVAPVVVVTHPSSAPAFHALAVTVVEDPGRGLDAAVLAGVATCAHGPTAVLQGDLPALDAAQLRAALAAAAAYPRAVLPDADGTGTVLLTALHGHDHRPQFGRGSARAHRAQGYTELDLPGLTGLRRDVDTRAHLAGLGSGLGPRTLAAFARS; this comes from the coding sequence GTGACCCCGGACTGGACCATCGTCGTCCCGGTCAAGGGCACGGCGGGGGCCAAGACGCGACTCGCGGCCACGCCCGAGCAGGCCCTCGCCATCGCGCTCGACACGGTCGCCGTCGCCGCCACGGTCGCGCCGGTCGTGGTCGTGACCCACCCGTCGTCCGCGCCGGCCTTCCACGCCCTCGCCGTCACCGTGGTCGAGGACCCGGGCCGCGGCCTCGACGCCGCGGTGCTCGCGGGCGTCGCGACGTGCGCACACGGCCCGACCGCAGTCCTCCAGGGCGACCTGCCCGCACTCGACGCGGCGCAGCTCCGTGCCGCGCTCGCGGCGGCGGCGGCGTACCCGCGCGCGGTGCTGCCGGACGCCGACGGGACCGGCACCGTCCTGCTCACGGCACTCCACGGCCACGACCACCGCCCGCAGTTCGGACGCGGCTCCGCCCGCGCCCATCGGGCCCAGGGCTACACGGAGCTCGACCTGCCGGGCCTCACCGGCCTCCGACGTGACGTCGACACCCGCGCGCACCTGGCCGGCCTCGGGTCCGGCCTGGGGCCGCGGACGCTGGCGGCGTTCGCCCGGTCCTGA
- the cofE gene encoding coenzyme F420-0:L-glutamate ligase, protein MTRFTVFAIHGVPEVVPGADLAALIGDAIAADPEQALADGDVLAVTSKVVSKAEGRTAPAADRDRVIAEETVRVVAERPTPDGRVTRIVENRLGIVGAAAGVDASNTADGTVLRLPEDPDASARRIRTALEARFGLRLGVVVTDTLGRAWRTGQTDVAIGASGVRLLVDLAGTLDASGRPLGVTAPAVGDEIAAAADLAKGKATGLPVAVVRGLGHLLDADAPGARVLQYPAERDWFRRGSAEAHRDGYEAGLAAAAAAAEQAQQTRTHRILPPTEVP, encoded by the coding sequence GTGACCCGGTTCACCGTCTTCGCCATCCACGGCGTGCCCGAGGTCGTTCCGGGTGCCGACCTCGCCGCGCTCATCGGTGACGCCATCGCCGCGGACCCCGAGCAGGCGCTCGCCGACGGCGACGTCCTCGCGGTGACGAGCAAGGTCGTGTCGAAGGCCGAGGGGCGGACGGCCCCCGCCGCCGATCGTGACCGCGTGATCGCCGAGGAGACCGTCCGCGTCGTCGCCGAACGTCCCACCCCCGACGGGCGGGTCACCCGGATCGTGGAGAACCGGCTCGGCATCGTCGGTGCCGCCGCCGGGGTCGACGCCTCGAACACCGCCGACGGCACCGTCCTCCGTCTGCCGGAGGACCCGGACGCCTCCGCCCGCCGCATCCGCACGGCCCTGGAGGCCCGCTTCGGCCTCCGCCTCGGCGTGGTCGTCACCGACACGCTCGGGCGGGCGTGGCGCACCGGGCAGACCGACGTCGCGATCGGCGCGAGTGGCGTCCGGCTGCTCGTCGACCTCGCCGGGACCCTCGACGCGAGCGGACGGCCACTCGGGGTGACCGCTCCGGCGGTCGGCGACGAGATCGCCGCCGCGGCAGACCTGGCCAAGGGCAAGGCGACGGGTCTCCCGGTCGCGGTGGTCCGCGGACTCGGGCACCTGCTCGACGCCGACGCGCCCGGCGCGCGGGTGCTCCAGTACCCGGCCGAGCGCGACTGGTTCCGGCGTGGTTCCGCCGAGGCGCACCGCGACGGCTACGAGGCCGGTCTGGCCGCGGCCGCGGCCGCGGCCGAGCAGGCCCAGCAGACCCGCACCCACCGGATCCTGCCGCCCACCGAGGTGCCGTGA
- a CDS encoding TIGR03557 family F420-dependent LLM class oxidoreductase, producing the protein MTGPTIGYAAMLEQFHPTEAVALSEYAEQHGFSGVMAADHFQPWVPAQGQSSFVWNVLTAIGERTRGDMGPGVTAPTFRWHPAMVAQASATLAAMYPGRHWLGLGSGEALNEHVVGQYWPETPERINRMFEAIDVMQKLFRASAAGKDVKHSGTFFKLESTRLWTMPEVPPEILVATAGPVTAKRAGRTVDGLITVGAPLEKIAGLFAKFDEGAREAGKDPSTMPRVLQVHLSWAPTDEEALRNAMVEWPNGGMKFPKADIRSPFEFEQMAKLVRPEDFDGRMVISSDPDVHLRALQRYADLGFDRIYLHNVGRNQREWIDVFSDAVLPKLTR; encoded by the coding sequence GTGACCGGACCGACCATCGGCTACGCCGCCATGCTCGAGCAGTTCCACCCGACCGAGGCCGTCGCGCTGAGCGAGTACGCCGAGCAGCACGGGTTCTCGGGGGTGATGGCCGCCGACCACTTCCAGCCGTGGGTCCCCGCGCAGGGTCAGAGTTCGTTCGTGTGGAACGTGCTCACCGCCATCGGCGAACGGACCCGGGGGGACATGGGGCCCGGCGTCACGGCTCCGACGTTCCGCTGGCACCCGGCGATGGTGGCCCAGGCGTCCGCGACCCTCGCCGCCATGTACCCGGGCCGGCACTGGCTCGGACTCGGATCCGGCGAGGCGCTCAACGAGCACGTCGTCGGGCAGTACTGGCCCGAGACGCCGGAACGCATCAACCGCATGTTCGAGGCCATCGACGTCATGCAGAAGCTGTTCCGGGCCTCGGCCGCGGGCAAGGACGTCAAGCACTCCGGCACCTTCTTCAAGCTCGAGTCGACCCGGCTGTGGACCATGCCCGAGGTGCCGCCGGAGATCCTCGTCGCCACCGCCGGTCCCGTGACCGCCAAGCGCGCCGGGCGGACGGTCGACGGCCTCATCACGGTGGGGGCACCGCTCGAGAAGATCGCGGGCCTGTTCGCCAAGTTCGACGAGGGCGCGCGCGAGGCCGGCAAGGACCCGTCGACCATGCCCCGCGTCCTCCAGGTGCACCTGTCCTGGGCGCCGACCGACGAGGAGGCGCTCCGGAACGCGATGGTCGAGTGGCCGAACGGTGGCATGAAGTTCCCGAAGGCCGACATCCGCTCGCCGTTCGAGTTCGAGCAGATGGCCAAGCTCGTCCGCCCCGAGGACTTCGACGGCCGCATGGTCATCTCGAGCGACCCGGACGTGCACCTCCGGGCGTTGCAGCGGTACGCGGACCTCGGCTTCGACCGGATCTACCTGCACAACGTCGGGCGGAACCAGCGAGAATGGATCGATGTGTTCTCCGACGCGGTCCTGCCGAAGCTGACCAGGTGA
- the cofD gene encoding 2-phospho-L-lactate transferase, which produces MASSTSTPVPTRRSVTVLAGGVGGGRFARGVRHLARQQDLDVTVVVNTGDDLWLTGLRVCPDLDSVMYALADANDTERGWGRAGESERVSAELTAYGVGWPWFTLGDLDLGTHIARTAMLRDGDDLTRATARLAARWALDVTLLPVTDDEVPTLVDVDRPDGTRDRIHFEEWWVRHRAAIPTHGFVQQGVERASVSAAAAAAIRGADVVLLAPSNPVVSIGTMLGVPGVREALAAARGPVVGVAPVIGGRPVRGMADVCCAVAGVEATAAGIARHYGARRDGGLLDAWLVDEVDADAAAELQRDGLPTRAVPLWMTDDDATADMARAALALGLEARGA; this is translated from the coding sequence ATGGCCTCCTCGACCTCGACACCCGTGCCCACCCGCCGTTCCGTCACCGTGCTCGCCGGCGGCGTCGGCGGGGGACGGTTCGCGCGCGGCGTGCGGCACCTCGCGCGGCAGCAGGACCTCGACGTCACCGTCGTGGTGAACACGGGTGACGACCTCTGGCTCACCGGGCTGCGCGTGTGCCCCGACCTCGACTCCGTCATGTACGCCCTCGCCGACGCGAACGACACCGAGCGCGGATGGGGGCGCGCCGGTGAGTCCGAACGCGTCAGTGCCGAGCTCACCGCCTACGGCGTGGGGTGGCCCTGGTTCACACTCGGCGACCTCGACCTCGGTACGCACATCGCCCGCACCGCGATGCTCCGCGACGGTGACGACCTCACCCGCGCCACGGCGCGGCTGGCAGCGCGGTGGGCCCTCGACGTCACGCTCCTGCCCGTGACCGACGACGAGGTCCCGACCCTCGTCGACGTCGACCGTCCCGACGGCACCCGGGACCGCATCCACTTCGAGGAGTGGTGGGTGCGCCATCGCGCCGCGATCCCCACGCACGGGTTCGTGCAGCAGGGCGTCGAACGGGCGTCGGTCAGTGCGGCGGCAGCGGCGGCGATCCGTGGTGCCGACGTCGTGCTCCTCGCGCCGTCGAACCCGGTGGTGTCGATCGGGACGATGCTCGGCGTGCCGGGGGTCCGCGAGGCGCTCGCCGCGGCCCGGGGTCCGGTGGTCGGCGTCGCCCCGGTGATCGGAGGTCGACCGGTGCGTGGCATGGCCGACGTCTGCTGTGCGGTGGCCGGCGTCGAGGCGACAGCCGCGGGGATCGCACGGCACTACGGCGCCCGCCGGGACGGCGGGCTGCTCGACGCCTGGCTCGTCGACGAGGTCGACGCGGACGCCGCGGCCGAGCTGCAGCGCGACGGGCTCCCGACCCGGGCCGTCCCGCTCTGGATGACCGACGACGACGCCACGGCCGACATGGCGCGGGCCGCGCTGGCGCTCGGGCTGGAGGCCCGGGGAGCGTGA
- a CDS encoding PRC and DUF2382 domain-containing protein has translation MIDTTTMNDIFDATVIDRDGDKVGTVKQVYVDQNDGHPLFASVSTGLFGTSESFVPLENADYSSGTLTVGYDKAKIKDAPRVDADGQLGIDEENTLFSYYGITGGTGTTDTYAGTDTTTTGTDTTGTVGTDTTGTVGTGTTGFEGAGHDTSGPDTDDAMTRSEQHLQVGTQQVQTGRARLRKHVVTEQQNVTVPVQHEEVRLEREPITDANVGAATDGPELSEEEHEVTLSEERVVVDKETVPVERVRLGKDTVTEQENVTEDVAHEEIELEGDAGTTGTTGTTRS, from the coding sequence ATGATCGACACCACCACCATGAACGACATCTTCGACGCGACGGTCATCGACCGTGACGGCGACAAGGTCGGCACCGTCAAGCAGGTCTACGTGGACCAGAACGACGGTCACCCGCTGTTCGCCAGCGTCTCGACGGGCCTCTTCGGCACCTCCGAGTCCTTCGTCCCGCTCGAGAACGCGGACTACAGCAGCGGCACGCTCACCGTCGGGTACGACAAGGCCAAGATCAAGGACGCCCCGCGGGTGGACGCCGACGGCCAGCTCGGCATCGACGAGGAGAACACCCTGTTCTCGTACTACGGCATCACCGGCGGCACCGGCACGACGGACACCTACGCGGGCACGGACACCACCACGACCGGCACCGACACCACGGGCACGGTCGGCACCGACACCACGGGCACGGTCGGCACCGGCACCACGGGCTTCGAGGGTGCCGGCCACGACACCTCCGGCCCCGACACCGACGACGCCATGACCCGTTCGGAGCAGCACCTCCAGGTCGGCACGCAGCAGGTCCAGACCGGCCGTGCGCGCCTCCGCAAGCACGTCGTCACCGAGCAGCAGAACGTCACCGTCCCCGTCCAGCACGAGGAGGTCCGACTCGAGCGCGAGCCGATCACCGACGCGAACGTCGGCGCCGCGACCGACGGCCCGGAGCTCAGCGAGGAGGAGCACGAGGTGACCCTCAGCGAGGAGCGCGTCGTCGTCGACAAGGAGACCGTGCCGGTCGAGCGCGTCCGCCTCGGCAAGGACACCGTCACCGAGCAGGAGAACGTGACCGAGGACGTCGCGCACGAGGAGATCGAGCTCGAGGGCGACGCCGGCACCACCGGCACGACGGGCACCACGCGGAGCTGA